A genomic region of Magnolia sinica isolate HGM2019 chromosome 6, MsV1, whole genome shotgun sequence contains the following coding sequences:
- the LOC131248697 gene encoding desmethyl-yatein O-methyltransferase-like — protein MAGSSSMDLVAIGCLPMALKTAIELNVLEMLSKAGPECKLTPSQIVAKLPTKNPNAAVTLDRILRLLASYSILSSTSETNGERLYGLTPICKYLLPDQDGVSLAPLIVMCHDKVLMESYYYLKDAVLEGCVPFNKAYGMSAFEYFGKDVRFSKLFNAGMFNHSTAAMRDVLDNYRGFEGLENIVDVGGGIGASLMMIISKYPGIMGTNFDLPYVIADAPSYPGVTHVGGDMFDNVPSGDAIFMKWILHDWDDERCIKLLKNCWKALPDSGKVVIVEFILPLDAATDTISRRIISADLMMLAINEGGKERTFREFEVLAKESGFPAIKAFPCSHGISVIEFYKNP, from the exons ATGGCCGGCTCAAGTTCCATGGACCTGGTAGCCATCGGATGTCTCCCGATGGCGCTAAAAACCGCCATCGAACTCAATGTGCTTGAGATGCTATCGAAAGCAGGACCTGAATGCAAGCTCACACCTAGCCAAATCGTCGCCAAACTCCCCACCAAGAATCCCAATGCGGCCGTGACACTCGACCGTATACTCCGATTACTAGCAAGCTACTCAATTCTAAGTAGCACAAGTGAGACCAACGGCGAGAGGCTCTATGGATTGACACCCATTTGCAAGTACCTACTCCCTGACCAAGATGGGGTCTCTCTGGCACCGTTGATCGTAATGTGCCACGATAAGGTCTTGATGGAGAGCTATTATTACCTGAAAGACGCGGTCCTGGAAGGATGTGTCCCATTCAATAAGGCATATGGGATGAGTGCGTTCGAATACTTCGGTAAGGATGTTAGGTTTAGCAAGCTGTTTAATGCAGGCATGTTCAATCATTCGACGGCTGCAATGAGGGATGTCCTTGATAACTATAGAGGATTTGAGGGATTGGAAAATATCGTAGACGTTGGTGGGGGAATTGGGGCGTCGTTGATGATGATTATTTCTAAGTACCCTGGTATTATGGGTACTAACTTCGATTTGCCTTATGTAATTGCAGATGCTCCTTCTTACCCAG GTGTGACGCATGTTGGTGGAGATATGTTTGATAATGTTCCAAGTGGGGATGCCATATTCATGAAG TGGATCTTGCATGACTGGGATGACGAACGTTGCATCAAGCTACTGAAAAACTGTTGGAAGGCATTGCCAGATTCCGGAAAGGTCGTCATTGTAGAGTTCATCCTACCGTTAGATGCCGCCACCGACACGATCTCTCGCCGTATTATCAGTGCTGACCTTATGATGTTAGCCATAAATGAGGGTGGCAAGGAGAGAACCTTCAGAGAATTCGAAGTACTGGCTAAAGAGTCGGGCTTTCCAGCCATCAAAGCTTTCCCATGCTCACATGGGATTTCAGTCATAGAGTTTTATAAGAATCCTTAG